A DNA window from Bacteroides cellulosilyticus contains the following coding sequences:
- the wecB gene encoding non-hydrolyzing UDP-N-acetylglucosamine 2-epimerase, translating into MDIKLDYSDIKFQENGKLKLLIIVGTRPEIIRLAAVIKKCRKYFDCILAHTGQNYDYNLNGVFFHDLKLKDPDVYMDAVGDDLGATMGNIINASYKLMVQVKPDAVLVLGDTNSCLSVIGAKRLHIPIFHMEAGNRCFDECLPEETNRRIVDIISDMNLCYSEHARRYLNASGVAKERTYVTGSPMAEVLHENLEEIKFSDIHRKLNLEKGRYILLSAHREENIDTEKNFLSLFRAINSMAERYDMPILYSCHPRSRKRLESSKFELDRRVIQHEPLGFHDYNSLQMNAYAVVSDSGTLPEESSFFTSVGYSFPAVCIRTSTERPEAMDKGCFILAGIDEQSLLQAVDTAVEMNKNGDNGLPVPNYTDKNVSTKVVKLIQSYTGVVNKMVWRKF; encoded by the coding sequence ATGGATATAAAATTGGATTATTCTGATATCAAGTTTCAGGAGAACGGTAAGCTGAAACTCTTGATTATAGTAGGCACTCGACCGGAAATTATCCGTCTGGCGGCCGTCATCAAAAAGTGCCGTAAGTATTTTGACTGTATTCTGGCGCATACCGGACAAAATTATGATTATAATCTGAATGGTGTGTTTTTCCATGATTTGAAGCTGAAAGATCCTGATGTGTATATGGATGCAGTGGGGGATGATCTCGGTGCCACAATGGGGAATATCATCAATGCCAGCTATAAACTGATGGTGCAAGTGAAGCCGGATGCCGTATTGGTATTGGGTGACACTAATTCCTGTCTGAGTGTGATAGGTGCTAAACGCCTTCATATCCCCATCTTCCACATGGAAGCGGGCAACCGTTGCTTTGACGAGTGTCTGCCGGAAGAAACCAATCGCAGGATAGTGGATATTATTTCAGATATGAACCTTTGTTACTCGGAACATGCACGCAGATACCTGAATGCTTCGGGTGTGGCAAAGGAGCGTACCTATGTGACAGGTTCTCCCATGGCTGAGGTGTTGCATGAAAATCTGGAAGAGATAAAATTTTCGGATATTCATAGGAAATTGAATTTGGAAAAAGGACGATACATATTGCTTTCTGCTCATAGGGAAGAGAATATTGATACGGAGAAGAATTTCTTGTCGCTATTTAGGGCGATTAATTCCATGGCAGAGAGATATGACATGCCGATTCTTTATAGTTGTCATCCCCGTAGCAGGAAACGTCTGGAGTCGAGTAAATTTGAACTTGACAGGCGTGTGATTCAGCATGAACCGCTCGGTTTCCATGATTACAACAGTCTGCAGATGAATGCCTATGCCGTGGTATCGGACAGTGGCACATTACCGGAAGAAAGTTCTTTCTTTACTTCGGTGGGATATTCTTTTCCAGCTGTTTGCATCCGTACCAGTACGGAACGTCCGGAAGCGATGGATAAAGGCTGTTTTATCTTGGCAGGTATTGATGAACAGTCATTGTTGCAGGCGGTTGACACGGCTGTGGAGATGAACAAGAATGGTGACAATGGGTTACCTGTGCCGAACTACACTGATAAGAATGTATCGACTAAGGTTGTGAAGTTGATTCAGAGCTATACGGGAGTAGTGAATAAGATGGTTTGGAGAAAATTCTGA